A genomic region of Kribbella sp. NBC_00382 contains the following coding sequences:
- the pyrR gene encoding bifunctional pyr operon transcriptional regulator/uracil phosphoribosyltransferase PyrR: MSPASVPQSESESAQVSAPQDKAVPRTVLDASDISRALTRIAHEILERNRGADPVVLLGIPTRGVGLATRISERIAAVEGRSVPTGSLDVTMYRDDIGLKPARALEHTDIPPGGIDGKVVVLIDDVLFSGRTIRAALDAIGDIGRPKAVQLAVLVDRGHRELPIRADYVGKNLPTSLVERVTVHLTEYDGTDAVLIADKTAADKTGAVAK; encoded by the coding sequence ATGAGCCCTGCCTCGGTACCGCAGTCCGAGTCCGAAAGTGCACAAGTTTCCGCACCCCAGGACAAGGCTGTACCCCGCACAGTGCTGGATGCTTCCGACATATCCCGGGCATTGACCCGGATCGCGCACGAGATCCTCGAGCGCAACCGGGGTGCCGACCCCGTCGTCCTGCTCGGCATTCCCACCCGAGGGGTGGGTCTGGCGACCCGCATCTCGGAGCGGATCGCGGCCGTCGAAGGGCGGAGCGTACCGACCGGGTCACTCGACGTGACGATGTATCGCGACGACATCGGCCTCAAACCCGCCCGGGCACTCGAGCACACCGACATCCCGCCCGGCGGGATCGACGGCAAGGTCGTCGTACTGATCGACGACGTGCTGTTCTCCGGGCGCACCATCCGCGCCGCGCTGGACGCGATCGGCGACATCGGCCGGCCGAAGGCGGTCCAGCTGGCCGTCCTGGTCGACCGCGGCCACCGCGAGCTGCCGATCCGCGCGGACTACGTCGGCAAGAACCTGCCCACCTCGCTGGTCGAGCGGGTCACCGTCCACCTGACCGAGTACGACGGAACCGACGCCGTACTGATCGCCGACAAGACTGCGGCCGACAAGACGGGAGCTGTGGCGAAGTGA
- a CDS encoding dihydroorotase: MTAYLITGASIIGGEVADLLLDNGEIVAIGNELDAPDDVQRIDATGQIALPGLVDLHTHLREPGREDAETVLTGTRSAALGGFTAVFAMANTDPVADTAGVVEQVWRLGREAGYADVYPIGAVTVGRQGTQLAELGAMADSAARVRVFSDDGDCVWDAALMRRALEYVKAFGGTIAQHAQEPRLTKGAQMNEGALSGVLGLTGWPSVAEESIISRDIMLNALVGSKLHICHLSTKGSVDIVRAAKAKGLEVTAEVTPHHLLLTEDLAASYNPVYKVNPPLRTKADVEAVREGLADGTIDIVATDHAPHPVEDKDCEWSAAAFGMTGLETALSVVQHAMIDTKLLTWADLADRMSYRPAAIGQITEHGQPLAVGAPANLVLVDPAAERTVVPAETASLSRNTPFAGMKLPGKVTATFLRGEPTVLDGKLTK, from the coding sequence ATGACCGCGTACCTGATCACGGGCGCCAGCATCATCGGTGGCGAGGTGGCGGATCTGCTGCTCGACAACGGCGAGATCGTGGCCATCGGCAACGAGCTCGACGCGCCGGACGATGTGCAGCGGATCGACGCGACCGGGCAGATCGCGCTCCCCGGGCTCGTCGACCTGCACACCCACCTGCGCGAGCCCGGCCGCGAGGACGCCGAGACCGTTCTCACCGGCACCCGGTCCGCCGCACTGGGCGGATTCACCGCGGTCTTCGCGATGGCCAACACCGACCCGGTCGCCGACACCGCCGGTGTGGTCGAGCAGGTCTGGCGCCTCGGCCGCGAGGCCGGATACGCCGACGTCTACCCGATCGGCGCTGTCACGGTCGGCCGCCAGGGCACCCAGCTCGCGGAGCTCGGCGCGATGGCCGACTCGGCCGCCCGGGTCCGGGTGTTCTCCGACGACGGCGACTGTGTCTGGGACGCGGCCCTGATGCGCCGCGCCCTCGAGTACGTGAAGGCCTTCGGTGGCACGATCGCCCAGCACGCGCAGGAGCCGCGGCTGACCAAGGGCGCGCAGATGAACGAGGGAGCGCTCTCCGGCGTCCTCGGGCTGACCGGCTGGCCGAGCGTCGCCGAGGAGTCGATCATCTCCCGCGACATCATGCTCAACGCGCTGGTCGGCTCGAAGCTGCACATCTGCCACCTGTCCACCAAGGGCTCGGTCGACATCGTCCGCGCGGCCAAGGCCAAGGGCCTCGAGGTCACCGCTGAGGTGACGCCGCACCACCTGCTGCTCACCGAGGACCTGGCGGCGTCGTACAACCCGGTCTACAAGGTGAACCCGCCGCTGCGGACCAAGGCCGACGTCGAGGCCGTCCGCGAGGGCCTGGCCGACGGCACGATCGACATCGTCGCCACCGACCACGCGCCGCACCCGGTCGAGGACAAGGACTGCGAGTGGAGCGCGGCCGCGTTCGGGATGACCGGGCTGGAGACCGCGCTGAGCGTTGTCCAGCACGCGATGATCGACACCAAGCTGCTGACCTGGGCCGACCTCGCCGACCGGATGAGCTACCGGCCGGCCGCGATCGGACAGATCACCGAGCACGGGCAGCCGCTGGCCGTCGGTGCGCCCGCCAACCTGGTGCTGGTCGACCCGGCCGCGGAGCGGACCGTAGTACCGGCGGAGACCGCGTCGCTGTCGCGGAACACGCCGTTCGCCGGGATGAAGCTGCCAGGCAAGGTCACTGCGACGTTCCTCAGAGGCGAGCCGACCGTGCTGGACGGGAAGCTCACGAAGTGA
- the efp gene encoding elongation factor P, which produces MASTNDLKNGMVLNLDGQLWSVVWFQHHKPGKGGAVMRTKLKNVLSGKVVDKTFNADVKVEVANVDKRDMTYLYNDGGSYVFMDSSTYEQVHITAEVVGEASHFLLENQEAIVAVHEELPLYVELPASVELTVEYTEPGLQGDRSTGGTKPAKLETGYTINVPLFLTTGEKVKVDTRTGDYLGRVTS; this is translated from the coding sequence GTGGCATCGACGAACGACCTCAAGAACGGCATGGTGCTCAACCTGGATGGGCAGCTGTGGTCTGTCGTCTGGTTCCAGCACCACAAGCCCGGTAAGGGCGGCGCCGTGATGCGCACCAAGCTCAAGAACGTGCTGAGCGGCAAGGTCGTCGACAAGACCTTCAACGCCGACGTCAAGGTCGAGGTGGCCAACGTCGACAAGCGCGACATGACGTACCTGTACAACGACGGCGGCTCCTACGTCTTCATGGACAGCTCCACCTACGAGCAGGTCCACATCACCGCCGAGGTGGTCGGTGAGGCGTCGCACTTCCTGCTCGAGAACCAGGAAGCCATCGTCGCGGTGCACGAAGAGCTGCCGCTGTACGTCGAGCTCCCGGCCTCGGTCGAGCTGACCGTCGAGTACACCGAGCCCGGCCTGCAGGGCGACCGCTCCACCGGCGGCACCAAGCCCGCCAAGCTGGAGACCGGCTACACGATCAACGTCCCGCTGTTCCTGACCACCGGCGAGAAGGTCAAGGTGGACACCCGGACCGGGGACTACCTCGGCCGCGTCACGTCCTGA
- a CDS encoding aspartate carbamoyltransferase catalytic subunit, producing the protein MRHLLSAGDLSSDEANLILDTAEEMRSLADRPIKKLPALRGRTVVNLFFEDSTRTRISFEAAAKRLSADVINFSAKGSSVSKGESLKDTALTLQAMGADGVVCRHGSSGAPHLLATSGWLNGSVVNAGDGTHEHPTQALLDAFTMRRHLGSLDGRRITIVGDVLHSRVARSNVLLLSTLGAEVTVVAPPTLLPVDMTTWPCTTSYDLDGALGKSDAVMMLRVQRERMGDAFFPSAREYTRRYGLDVHRMAQLPDEAIVLHPGPMNRGMEISAEVADSTRSVIVEQVTNGVAVRMAVLYLLLSGSNDTSNPTEETQA; encoded by the coding sequence GTGAGGCATCTGCTGAGTGCTGGAGATCTGTCCAGCGATGAGGCGAACCTGATCCTGGACACCGCCGAGGAGATGCGCTCGCTCGCGGACCGGCCGATCAAGAAGCTGCCCGCCCTGCGCGGCCGCACGGTGGTGAACCTCTTCTTCGAGGACTCCACCCGGACCCGGATCTCGTTCGAGGCGGCCGCCAAGCGGCTGTCCGCCGACGTGATCAACTTCTCCGCCAAGGGCTCCAGCGTGAGCAAGGGCGAGAGCCTCAAGGACACCGCGCTGACCCTGCAGGCGATGGGCGCCGACGGCGTCGTCTGCCGGCACGGCTCGTCGGGTGCCCCGCACCTGCTGGCGACGTCGGGCTGGCTGAACGGCTCGGTGGTCAACGCCGGCGACGGCACCCATGAGCACCCCACCCAGGCCCTGCTGGACGCGTTCACGATGCGCCGCCACCTCGGCTCGCTCGACGGCCGCCGGATCACCATCGTCGGCGACGTCCTGCACAGCCGGGTCGCCCGGTCGAACGTGCTGCTGCTCTCGACGCTCGGCGCCGAGGTCACCGTGGTCGCCCCGCCGACGCTGCTCCCGGTCGATATGACCACTTGGCCGTGCACCACGTCATACGACCTGGACGGCGCTCTCGGCAAGAGCGACGCCGTGATGATGCTGCGGGTGCAGCGCGAGCGGATGGGCGACGCGTTCTTCCCGAGCGCCCGGGAGTACACCCGCCGGTACGGCCTGGACGTGCACCGGATGGCTCAGCTGCCCGACGAGGCGATCGTGCTGCATCCCGGCCCGATGAACCGCGGCATGGAGATCAGCGCCGAGGTCGCCGACTCCACCCGCTCGGTGATCGTCGAACAGGTCACGAACGGCGTGGCGGTGCGGATGGCCGTGCTTTACCTGCTGCTCTCAGGCAGTAACGACACCAGCAACCCCACAGAGGAGACCCAGGCATGA
- a CDS encoding PH-like domain-containing protein, whose product MKTVLGIIGTLAIIGVGWFGMYRGWRNRQRRQADLAPLPAVPEGKVKGVEGVYVATTTAGDWMDRIAVHELGVRSTADLAVSEAGLIFHRQGAADVFIPVDHLTGVRTDRGIAGKVTAEASGLVVVTWTHDGHELDTGFRPRRKADTAPLTESISTLIGAEQ is encoded by the coding sequence GTGAAGACCGTTCTAGGCATCATCGGCACGCTGGCGATCATCGGCGTGGGCTGGTTCGGCATGTACCGCGGCTGGCGCAACCGCCAGCGGCGGCAGGCCGACCTGGCCCCGCTGCCGGCCGTGCCGGAGGGCAAGGTGAAGGGCGTCGAAGGCGTGTACGTGGCCACGACGACCGCCGGCGACTGGATGGACCGGATCGCCGTGCACGAACTCGGAGTCCGCAGCACCGCGGACCTGGCCGTCAGTGAGGCCGGCCTGATCTTCCATCGGCAAGGCGCGGCGGACGTGTTCATCCCCGTCGACCACCTGACCGGCGTCCGGACCGACCGCGGCATCGCGGGCAAGGTCACCGCCGAGGCCTCCGGGCTGGTCGTGGTCACCTGGACGCACGACGGCCACGAGCTCGACACCGGCTTCCGCCCCCGGCGCAAGGCCGACACCGCCCCGCTGACCGAATCCATCTCGACCCTGATCGGAGCCGAGCAATGA
- the nusB gene encoding transcription antitermination factor NusB — translation MSARSKARKRALDVLYESEVRGLPVGGTLADRVADNDPPVNEFTVALVEGVSEHIEAIDELLGAHSVGWTLDRMPAVDRNILRIGAYELLFDEQVPDVVAVSEAVSMARDLSTDESPAFVNGLLARLLQLKPTLGV, via the coding sequence ATGTCTGCCCGTAGCAAGGCCCGCAAGCGCGCCCTCGACGTGCTCTACGAGTCGGAGGTCCGGGGGCTGCCGGTCGGCGGCACCCTGGCCGACCGGGTGGCTGACAACGACCCGCCGGTGAACGAGTTCACCGTGGCGCTGGTCGAGGGCGTGTCCGAGCACATCGAGGCGATCGACGAGCTGCTCGGCGCCCACTCGGTGGGCTGGACGCTGGACCGGATGCCGGCCGTCGACCGCAACATCCTGCGGATCGGCGCCTACGAGCTGCTCTTCGACGAGCAGGTGCCGGACGTGGTGGCGGTCAGCGAGGCCGTCTCGATGGCCCGCGACCTGTCCACCGACGAGTCGCCGGCGTTCGTCAACGGGCTGCTGGCCCGGCTGCTGCAGCTCAAACCCACGCTGGGCGTCTAA
- the bldD gene encoding transcriptional regulator BldD: MPSEYAKTLGGKLRAIRQQQGLSLHGVEEKSKGRWKAVVVGSYERGDRAVTVQKLAELADFYGVPIRELLPGSASAAAAAAAPPRLILDLEALQHLDASEAGPLTRYAATIQAQRGDYNGKVLSIRQDDMRTLAVIYDESPTTLTERFISWGVLNPEAKGDVEESEAAGA, encoded by the coding sequence GTGCCTAGCGAATACGCGAAGACACTGGGCGGCAAGTTGCGCGCCATCCGCCAGCAGCAAGGTCTGTCGCTGCACGGCGTGGAAGAGAAGTCCAAGGGTCGCTGGAAGGCGGTCGTCGTCGGCTCGTACGAGCGTGGCGATCGGGCCGTCACCGTCCAGAAGCTCGCGGAGCTCGCCGATTTCTACGGCGTGCCGATCCGTGAGCTGCTTCCTGGATCCGCCAGCGCGGCTGCAGCGGCTGCTGCACCGCCGAGGCTGATCCTCGATCTGGAGGCTCTGCAGCACCTCGACGCGAGCGAGGCCGGTCCGCTCACGCGGTACGCGGCCACGATCCAGGCTCAGCGCGGGGACTACAACGGCAAGGTGCTGTCGATCCGTCAGGACGACATGCGCACCCTCGCCGTGATCTACGACGAGTCGCCGACGACTCTGACCGAGCGTTTCATCTCCTGGGGAGTGTTGAACCCGGAGGCGAAGGGTGACGTCGAGGAGTCCGAGGCAGCCGGCGCCTGA